Proteins from one Danaus plexippus chromosome 2, MEX_DaPlex, whole genome shotgun sequence genomic window:
- the LOC116779624 gene encoding sodium/potassium-transporting ATPase subunit beta-2-like: MALEKRTLKLVALVVFVCLIVLGFIIGGIIIGLSTGYRYPGLEVWPRSEEYNYEQPLIQFRASDPGSWHPWFKRINDFLLAYETTVPEEPPRAPCSVRRHDQRVVVAACERVLGMWAPCNADNFYGYAVGKPCVFLRLNNLHYWVPEPYNISKPMSIPPDMPNNIKQAMRQRPANHFGDYIWVSCNGEFSSDEENIGPIQYIPGNLPPGFPTKRLQTADRISRIAQDRPDQTPGPLVAVFFENPRRGVVINVECRIWTRDIIYDRSSRYGRVRFELQVD; encoded by the exons ATGGCTCTGGAAAAGAGAACCCTCAAACTGGTAGCTCTCGTCGTCTTCGTGTGTCTGATAGTACTGG GTTTCATAATCGGTGGTATTATCATAGGGCTATCAACGGGCTACCGCTACCCAG GACTGGAAGTATGGCCAAGATCGGAAGAATACAACTACGAGCAGCCCCTCATCCAGTTTAGAGCCAGCGACCCTGGCAGCTGGCATCCTTGGTTTAAGAGAATCAATGACTTTCTTTTGG CTTACGAGACCACAGTCCCAGAGGAGCCCCCTCGTGCTCCATGCTCGGTGCGGCGTCACGATCAGCGCGTGGTGGTGGCGGCCTGCGAGCGTGTCCTCGGCATGTGGGCTCCGTGTAACGCAGATAATTTCTATGGCTATGCTGTTGGCAAACCTTGCGTCTTCCTTCGATTAAATAAC CTGCATTACTGGGTTCCGGAGCCCTACAACATCTCGAAGCCCATGAGCATTCCTCCAGATATGCCTAACAACATAAAGCAGGCTAtg CGACAACGTCCTGCGAATCATTTCGGCGATTACATTTGGGTCTCCTGTAATGGCGAGTTCAGTTCCGACGAGGAGAACATTGGTCCAATCCAGTACATACCCGGGAACCTGCCCCCCGGTTTTCCTACCAAACGTCTTCAAACCGCCGATCGTATCTCAAGAATTGCCCAAGACCGCCCCGACCAGACGCCTGGACCGTTGGTGGCAGTCTTTTTTGAAAATCCACGCC GAGGCGTGGTCATCAACGTGGAGTGTCGGATCTGGACGCGCGACATCATCTACGACCGCTCCAGCAGATACGGTCGCGTGCGTTTCGAATTGCAAGTCGATTAA
- the LOC116779701 gene encoding putative uncharacterized protein DDB_G0288537 — MIGSQTIFALVFGIAAVQEVVSTIIPEKIIGGVIDIVQSHKNKPVAGTQQPYPNYQYPQYQQWNGQSNQQAQGQGFQTQSQFPANNPGQYQNQGQYNYQSSFNQGAGYPQGGNFNNQAYPSGSGQNFNQGSSQGQGQYQGVYQNSNQFQSNQMQNQQGYYNGMGQSNQNQYQGNQFQAQAGQNQGSQGAGQVSQGFLVSGGQQGSGNGSQGPTCVCQAWTKPQPEIYADPVTEKVQKKDVSPSSE; from the exons ATGATCGGAAGCCAAACAATCTTTGCACTT gtGTTCGGCATAGCAGCAGTGCAAGAAGTCGTATCAACCATTATACCAGAGAAAATAATTGGAGGGGTCATTGACATCGTGCAGAGTCACAAGAACAAACCAGTCGCGGGGACACAGCAGCCCTACCCCAATTACCAGTACCCACAGTACCAACAATGGAACGGACAATCAAACCAACAAGCACAAGGGCAAGGATTTCAGACACAGTCCCAGTTTCCTGCTAATAACCCAGGCCAATACCAGAACCAAGGACAATACAATTATCAAAGCAGTTTTAACCAGGGTGCTGGCTATCCTCAAGgtggaaattttaataaccaaGCCTATCCCTCCGGCTCTGGACAGAACTTTAACCAAGGATCCAGTCAAGGCCAGGGACAGTATCAAGGAGTGTATCAGAATAGCAACCAGTTTCAATCGAATCAGATGCAGAATCAGCAGGGTTATTATAACGGCATGGGTCAATCAAACCAGAATCAGTATCAAGGAAATCAATTCCAGGCTCAAGCTGGTCAAAATCAAGGCAGCCAAGGGGCTGGTCAGGTGAGTCAAGGTTTCCTGGTTAGTGGCGGCCAACAAGGCAGCGGTAACGGCAGCCAGGGACCAACATGTGTTTGTCAAGCGTGGACCAAGCCTCAGCCGGAGATTTATGCCGACCCTGTAACAGAGAAGGTTCAAAAGAAGGATGTGTCCCCGTCTTCTGAAtga
- the LOC116779597 gene encoding sodium/potassium-transporting ATPase subunit beta-2-like → MADKSKVTEQYYAPPPDLGKWDSFRMFVWNSETGQFLGRTGSSWAKILLFYLIFYAVLAGFFAAMLTIFYQTLDSKMPKWQMDSSLIGSNPGLGFRPMPDSVVSVESTLIYYKANDKGSVLKWASIIDEFLKDYRKKGSGSGEANGAENRVPCTPTSHNLGENQVCDVSLDDFSPCTASRQYNYEQGGPCVFLKLNKIFNWTPQPYNDTESLPDTMPEFLKQYIKSVSGKPEANMVWVSCEGENPADVENIGPVQYLPRRGFPAFYYPFTNKEGYLSPLVAVLFERPRTGVLINIECKAWAKNILYDRYERRGSVHFELMVDRS, encoded by the exons ATGGCAGACAAGAGTAAAGTTACCGAGCAATATTACGCTCCACCACCTGATCTAGGAAAATGGGACTCCTTCAGGATGTTCGTATGGAACTCCGAGACAGGACAATTCCTGGGCCGCACGGGATCCAGCTGGG CAAAAATCTTGTTATTCTACCTTATTTTCTACGCTGTCCTCGCGGGTTTCTTCGCTGCCATGCTGACCATCTTCTACCAAACTCTTGATAGTAAGATGCCAAAATGGCAAATGGATAGCTCTCTCATCGGCAGCAATCCAG GTCTCGGATTCCGGCCGATGCCCGACTCTGTGGTGTCCGTCGAGAGTACTCTGATATACTACAAGGCCAATGACAAGGGCTCTGTGCTTAAATGGGCTTCTATAATCGATGAGTTCCTTAAAG ATTACCGTAAGAAGGGCAGTGGCAGCGGGGAGGCCAACGGCGCTGAGAACAGGGTACCGTGCACCCCGACCTCGCACAACCTGGGGGAGAACCAGGTGTGCGACGTATCCCTCGATGACTTTAGCCCCTGCACCGCTTCGAGGCAGTACAACTATGAGCAGGGTGGACCGTGCGTGTTCCTCAAGCTGAATAAG aTCTTCAACTGGACCCCTCAACCGTATAATGACACCGAGAGCCTCCCAGACACTATGCCGGAGTTCCTGAAACAGTACATCAAATCAGTC TCCGGCAAACCGGAAGCCAACATGGTGTGGGTGTCCTGCGAGGGTGAGAATCCAGCTGACGTAGAGAACATAGGCCCCGTGCAGTATCTCCCCCGCCGCGGCTTCCCCGCCTTCTACTACCCCTTCACCAACAAGGAAGGTTACCTCAGCCCCCTCGTGGCCGTACTCTTCGAGAGGCCCAGAA CGGGAGTGCTCATCAACATCGAGTGTAAGGCGTGGGCGAAGAACATCTTATACGACCGATACGAGCGGCGGGGCTCGGTGCACTTCGAGCTCATGGTGGACCGCTCCTAA
- the LOC116779614 gene encoding sodium/potassium-transporting ATPase subunit beta-2-like, with product MTVKKRPSDLTSLERFNLYYREKEPPLTTRQQVKRFIWNQKTRQFCGRTASSWYKICLFYFTFYAALAILVAICMWTFLQMLDARQPRWQLEGSIIGTNPGLGFRPMPPEVSSSVIWYRGNDPGSYQFWVQELQHFLKTYKRDGHRSGAGQNIHNCDFKLPPPAGKVCDVDVNSWGPCVDENGFAYHKSTPCVFLKLNKIYGWKPEFYNSSDTLPESMPDDLKEHIRNMTAYDKNYLNMVWVSCQGENPADRENIGPIQYLPYRGFPGYYFPYTNQDGYLSPLVAVHLQRPKTGMLINIECRAWAHNIKYDRHEGMGSVHIEIMVE from the exons ATGACGGTGAAGAAAAGACCCTCGGACCTGACGAGCCTGGAGCGGTTCAACCTTTACTATCGAGAGAAGGAACCGCCTCTCACCACAAGGCAGCAGGTGAAGAGGTTCATATGGAACCAGAAGACGAGGCAGTTTTGTGGCAGGACTGCATCTAGCTGGT ACAAAATTTGCCTCTTCTATTTCACGTTCTACGCCGCCCTGGCGATTCTGGTAGCCATCTGCATGTGGACGTTCCTGCAGATGTTAGACGCTCGCCAGCCCAGGTGGCAGCTGGAGGGCTCCATCATCGGCACTAACCCCGGGCTGGGCTTCAGACCCATGCCGCCTGAGGTCTCTAGCAGTGTCATCTGGTACAGGGGCAACGACCCCGGCAGCTACCAGTTCTGGGTCCAGGAGTTACAGCACTTTTTGaaaa CATACAAGCGAGATGGCCATAGATCCGGCGCTGGTCAGAATATCCACAACTGTGATTTCAAGCTGCCCCCGCCAGCTGGGAAGGTTTGTGACGTGGATGTGAACTCCTGGGGTCCGTGCGTGGACGAGAACGGCTTCGCCTACCACAAGTCCACGCCGTGCGTGTTCCTCAAGCTGAACAAGATCTACGGGTGGAAACCCGAGTTCTACAACAGTTCGGACACGCTTCCGGAGAGCATGCCCGATGATCTCAAGGAACACATACGGAATATGACCGCTTATGATAAGAATTAT CTGAACATGGTGTGGGTGTCCTGCCAGGGTGAAAACCCAGCAGACAGAGAAAACATCGGTCCCATCCAATACCTTCCCTACCGCGGCTTCCCGGGCTACTACTTCCCGTACACCAACCAAGATGGATACCTCAGCCCGCTGGTGGCTGTGCATCTGCAGAGACCAAAAA CCGGCATGTTGATAAACATCGAGTGTCGCGCGTGGGCTCACAACATCAAGTATGACAGACACGAGGGTATGGGATCCGTGCACATCGAGATCATGGTGGAGTGA